One segment of Nostoc flagelliforme CCNUN1 DNA contains the following:
- a CDS encoding DUF1361 domain-containing protein, which produces MKEELIARVVQVLRINMSWMTWNLFLAFIPLALSVWLFRFRRGGSWLWWLGFLVFYAFLPNAPYLLTDVIHLIDDIRTIQSVWMITLVLIPVYLLVIIGGFEAYVISLINWGYYLHRIGKSQWIWRVELITHFLCAIGVYWGRFLRFNSWDLITQPDALLTKGVEEILGKQPLVIIGITFVVLAGLYWIMKRVTLGLSQRDSKIGVNSGRANSNTPNI; this is translated from the coding sequence ATGAAAGAAGAATTGATAGCCAGAGTTGTGCAGGTCTTACGAATTAATATGAGTTGGATGACTTGGAATTTATTTCTGGCTTTTATACCTTTAGCTTTGAGTGTGTGGCTATTTCGCTTTAGGCGTGGTGGCTCTTGGCTTTGGTGGCTAGGATTCTTAGTTTTCTATGCTTTCTTACCGAATGCACCATATTTGTTGACTGATGTAATTCACCTGATAGACGATATCCGCACGATTCAATCGGTTTGGATGATTACTTTAGTACTCATTCCTGTGTATTTGCTAGTAATTATCGGTGGATTTGAAGCTTATGTAATATCGTTAATTAATTGGGGTTATTACTTACATCGCATCGGTAAGAGCCAATGGATTTGGCGCGTTGAGTTGATTACCCATTTTCTGTGCGCTATTGGTGTCTATTGGGGACGATTTTTGCGTTTCAACAGTTGGGATTTGATTACTCAACCCGATGCCTTGCTTACCAAAGGGGTAGAAGAAATTCTAGGGAAACAACCCTTAGTAATTATTGGTATCACCTTTGTGGTACTTGCAGGTTTGTACTGGATTATGAAACGAGTAACTTTAGGCCTTAGCCAACGGGATAGTAAAATAGGCGTAAACTCAGGACGCGCAAACTCTAACACGCCAAATATTTGA
- a CDS encoding energy-coupling factor ABC transporter ATP-binding protein: MKSLTSNPQSSTHNPHAAVVEVENLAYAYSRQEPVLQQISFTLNPGDRVALMGATGSGKSTLLENLIGLKQPQSGKITINGIPVEPKNLPQVRRQIGFSFQDANDQLFMPTILEDITFGPRNYGMSPAKACDRARQLLADFGLEAYANRSAHELSGGQRRLAALASILALDPTILILDEPTNGLDPAWRRHLAQVLLKLPVQVMLIASHDLNWLGRVTQRALVLSSGRIQIDSNIQPLLQDGATLDQLGLPIGW; the protein is encoded by the coding sequence TTGAAATCTTTAACTTCTAATCCCCAATCATCAACCCATAACCCCCACGCAGCCGTAGTTGAGGTTGAGAACCTGGCGTATGCCTATTCCCGCCAGGAGCCAGTATTGCAACAAATTTCTTTTACCTTAAATCCGGGCGATCGCGTGGCGTTGATGGGAGCAACCGGTTCTGGAAAAAGCACCTTGCTAGAGAACCTAATCGGCTTAAAACAACCGCAAAGTGGGAAAATTACGATTAATGGCATCCCGGTAGAACCGAAAAATCTACCCCAAGTCCGTCGTCAAATTGGCTTTAGCTTCCAAGATGCCAACGACCAACTATTTATGCCGACCATCTTGGAAGATATCACCTTTGGGCCACGCAACTATGGAATGTCACCAGCTAAAGCTTGCGATCGCGCCCGGCAGTTGTTAGCTGATTTTGGCCTCGAAGCCTACGCTAATCGTTCCGCCCACGAACTCTCTGGTGGACAAAGACGCCTGGCCGCCCTAGCCTCAATTTTAGCCCTAGACCCGACAATTTTAATTTTGGATGAGCCGACTAACGGTCTTGATCCAGCATGGCGGCGACATTTAGCGCAAGTATTGTTAAAGTTACCCGTGCAGGTGATGTTAATTGCTTCTCATGACCTAAATTGGTTAGGCAGAGTTACTCAACGCGCTTTAGTACTATCTAGTGGTCGCATTCAAATAGACAGCAATATTCAGCCACTTTTGCAAGATGGTGCTACTTTAGACCAGTTGGGTTTGCCAATAGGTTGGTGA
- a CDS encoding energy-coupling factor transporter transmembrane component T family protein, translating to MLKFSLPLRLQLSLVIVVGAALLKHYAWYCLGVYGAIALLWAWLLRVPIRRLGGLLGTELIFLSLLALPLGWERASFLLVRSLICLVTMNSFLLTLPPHSFGIALKGLPVPAPLKENLLLAGQYMEILLSEVTRMQRSAQLRGLNGTTAWLRYASAAMIGALYLRSLDRAERVYAAMVTRGYNGQLPIDSPLRPKERFAILAAWAIAACVTLTSYRI from the coding sequence ATGCTTAAATTTTCCTTACCGTTACGTTTGCAGTTGTCACTAGTAATTGTAGTGGGAGCAGCTTTATTAAAGCACTATGCTTGGTATTGCTTAGGTGTATATGGCGCGATCGCACTTTTGTGGGCTTGGCTGTTGCGCGTACCCATTCGCCGCTTGGGAGGATTACTCGGTACAGAATTGATTTTTTTGTCATTGCTGGCATTGCCCTTGGGATGGGAACGAGCCAGTTTTTTGCTAGTTCGTTCTCTGATTTGTTTGGTTACTATGAATAGTTTTTTGTTAACCTTACCGCCCCACAGTTTCGGCATCGCCCTGAAAGGCTTACCTGTACCAGCACCTTTAAAGGAAAACTTGTTATTAGCTGGGCAATATATGGAAATTTTGCTCTCAGAAGTGACGAGGATGCAGCGTAGCGCTCAATTACGCGGTTTGAATGGAACTACGGCATGGCTGCGCTACGCCAGTGCTGCCATGATTGGAGCCTTGTATCTCCGTAGTCTAGACAGGGCAGAGCGAGTCTATGCGGCAATGGTAACTCGTGGATACAACGGGCAATTGCCCATAGATTCTCCCCTTAGACCAAAAGAGCGTTTTGCCATACTAGCAGCTTGGGCGATCGCTGCTTGTGTAACTCTTACTTCTTACAGAATTTAG
- a CDS encoding energy-coupling factor ABC transporter permease yields the protein MHIPDGFVSLPVAGATGLASVAALFIAFERSQEAFGIRRAPILGLTTAFIFAAQMINFPVAGGTSGHLLGGTLAAIVLGSPWAGTLCIATVLIIQAVLFADGGITALGANILNMAVVGVWVGWVLTQTLQRLFGGSKGRLPLAAGIAAGVSVVVAAIACAIELALSGTAPVAIVLPAMTGVHILIGIGEGIITGGVLTYLATARPDLLPGEQQEFRGWSVPIVTIFLIAGVLSLFASAWPDGLEKVAEKTGFIDLASKVRVIVPTPLADYGIEGLGPIGTSIAGLVGATVCFAVAFGIAKVVKAKNA from the coding sequence ATGCATATTCCTGATGGATTTGTTTCTCTTCCAGTGGCAGGGGCTACTGGTTTAGCGAGTGTAGCAGCGCTCTTTATTGCCTTCGAGCGATCGCAAGAGGCTTTTGGTATCCGTCGTGCGCCTATACTGGGGCTAACTACCGCCTTCATTTTTGCCGCCCAGATGATCAATTTTCCGGTAGCAGGGGGTACTAGTGGTCACTTGTTGGGAGGAACCTTAGCTGCGATCGTTTTGGGCAGTCCTTGGGCAGGAACGTTGTGTATCGCCACAGTTTTAATTATTCAAGCTGTGCTGTTTGCTGATGGTGGCATTACAGCCTTGGGAGCAAATATTTTGAACATGGCAGTAGTTGGTGTTTGGGTTGGCTGGGTTTTAACCCAAACTTTGCAGCGCCTGTTTGGGGGATCAAAAGGGCGCTTACCTTTAGCTGCTGGCATTGCAGCTGGTGTAAGTGTAGTGGTAGCTGCTATTGCTTGTGCCATTGAATTAGCCCTTTCAGGAACTGCACCCGTAGCCATAGTTTTACCAGCTATGACTGGTGTGCATATTCTGATTGGCATTGGCGAAGGGATAATTACTGGGGGTGTGCTGACTTATTTAGCCACAGCCAGACCAGATTTGTTACCAGGGGAACAGCAGGAGTTTCGCGGTTGGTCTGTACCCATTGTCACCATCTTTTTGATTGCGGGAGTGCTGTCACTCTTTGCCTCAGCATGGCCTGATGGTTTGGAAAAAGTTGCCGAAAAGACGGGCTTCATCGATTTAGCCAGTAAAGTACGGGTAATTGTCCCGACTCCCTTAGCTGACTATGGTATTGAAGGTTTAGGGCCAATTGGCACAAGTATCGCTGGGCTTGTAGGAGCTACGGTTTGCTTTGCTGTTGCCTTTGGAATTGCCAAAGTAGTGAAAGCGAAGAATGCTTAA
- a CDS encoding glycosyltransferase: MKTNSSHSLLTVPTGPLKILELPPNSVGISSESIHLSLVIPTYKERDNIKNVVSILSQLLDESIPGNYELIVVDDDSPDRTWEIAQSLLTEYPQLRVMRRQQERGLSSAVIRGWQAATGSVLGVIDGDLQHPPEVLTQLLRSVDEGADLAVASRHVDGGGVSSWSIVRRVLSRGAQMLGLVILPGVLGRVSDPMSGYFMVRRSAIANATLNPVGYKILLEVIGRGKVDQVAEVGYVFCERKEGESKVTWKQYIDYIHHLVRLRLSTGQVGRLSRKVNFPVRRFLRFGLVGFSGVFVDMAVLYLLSDPTTLAWPVTPSKIIAGEIAILNNFFWNDAWTFADVSARQQQWQQRLKRFVKFNAICLAGLVLNVLILNLVLNFIIPNRYIANFIAIAVVTIWNFWINLKLSWRVTDVK, from the coding sequence ATGAAGACAAACTCATCCCACTCGCTGTTAACAGTACCAACTGGGCCACTAAAAATTTTAGAGTTGCCCCCTAACAGTGTGGGTATAAGTAGTGAATCTATCCATCTTTCCCTAGTAATTCCTACTTATAAAGAACGTGACAACATCAAGAATGTGGTCAGCATATTGAGTCAGTTACTGGATGAATCTATTCCAGGAAACTATGAATTGATTGTGGTAGACGATGATAGCCCAGACCGAACTTGGGAAATAGCACAATCCTTGCTCACAGAATATCCCCAGTTGCGGGTGATGCGACGCCAACAGGAACGGGGGCTATCCTCAGCAGTGATTCGTGGGTGGCAAGCAGCTACAGGGAGTGTGTTGGGGGTGATTGATGGAGATTTGCAGCATCCACCAGAGGTGCTGACGCAACTGTTGCGTAGTGTTGATGAGGGAGCAGATTTGGCAGTAGCCAGTCGCCATGTGGACGGAGGGGGTGTCAGTAGCTGGAGTATTGTCAGGCGTGTCTTGTCTCGTGGCGCTCAAATGTTAGGCTTGGTGATTTTGCCGGGGGTGCTAGGCAGAGTTTCCGACCCCATGAGTGGTTATTTTATGGTACGCCGGAGTGCGATCGCAAATGCAACACTTAATCCAGTAGGATACAAAATTCTCCTCGAAGTAATCGGGCGGGGAAAAGTAGACCAAGTTGCCGAAGTTGGATATGTGTTCTGTGAACGCAAAGAGGGTGAGAGTAAGGTGACATGGAAGCAATATATAGATTACATCCACCACTTGGTAAGGTTGCGGCTCTCCACAGGACAGGTAGGACGATTGAGTAGAAAAGTCAATTTCCCAGTTCGTCGATTCCTCCGCTTTGGGTTGGTTGGCTTTAGTGGGGTATTTGTAGATATGGCAGTGCTTTACTTGCTCAGTGATCCGACTACCTTGGCTTGGCCAGTGACGCCCAGCAAAATTATTGCCGGTGAGATTGCAATTTTAAATAATTTCTTCTGGAATGACGCTTGGACATTTGCGGATGTCAGCGCCAGACAGCAACAATGGCAGCAACGCCTGAAGCGGTTTGTGAAATTCAACGCCATTTGTCTTGCTGGACTGGTATTGAATGTACTGATATTAAATTTGGTATTAAATTTTATTATTCCTAACCGTTATATTGCTAACTTTATAGCGATCGCAGTCGTTACCATCTGGAATTTCTGGATTAATTTGAAACTTAGCTGGCGCGTCACTGATGTGAAATAA